From Dehalococcoidales bacterium, the proteins below share one genomic window:
- a CDS encoding tetratricopeptide repeat protein: MGEESAGLRQQYSKQAIDLAMQGRWREAVTANRNLIEGFPGDVSAYNRLGRAYTELGEFSHAREAYSRAIELDPYNTIAQKNLNRLSNLDEVDGTPNDGPYVEPYHFIEETGKAGVVSLSRLGPPQVLAKMVAGDKVYLKIDGAGLAVENSRGEYLGQVRSKDGQRLNRLLEGGNRYIAAIVSAAADRVTVIIRETYQDPSQANRPSFPLKGFKSPRPYVSERVKHELDSEEADEESYYGIIAMGGIELPPESAPELDDKDNEE; this comes from the coding sequence GGCGGGAGGCGGTGACGGCGAACCGGAACCTGATAGAGGGTTTCCCCGGTGATGTCAGCGCTTATAATCGGCTGGGCAGGGCCTATACGGAGCTGGGGGAGTTTTCTCACGCCCGGGAGGCCTACAGCCGGGCTATTGAGCTTGATCCTTATAATACCATTGCCCAGAAGAACCTTAACCGGTTATCCAATTTGGACGAGGTCGACGGCACCCCGAATGATGGTCCCTATGTCGAGCCGTATCACTTTATTGAGGAAACCGGCAAGGCCGGAGTGGTCAGCCTTTCCCGCCTGGGGCCGCCTCAGGTTCTGGCGAAGATGGTGGCCGGGGATAAGGTCTACCTGAAGATAGACGGCGCCGGTTTGGCGGTGGAGAACAGTCGCGGTGAGTACCTGGGGCAGGTCAGGTCCAAAGATGGGCAGAGGCTTAACCGGCTGCTCGAAGGGGGTAACCGGTATATTGCCGCCATCGTCAGCGCGGCGGCGGATCGGGTAACCGTCATCATCAGGGAGACATATCAGGACCCTTCTCAGGCCAATCGTCCTTCCTTCCCGCTAAAAGGTTTTAAGAGCCCTCGACCTTATGTCAGCGAGAGAGTTAAGCACGAGCTGGATTCTGAGGAGGCGGATGAAGAGTCTTATTACGGTATAATCGCGATGGGGGGAATAGAACTACCGCCCGAGAGTGCCCCCGAGCTTGATGATAAGGATAATGAAGAATAA